DNA sequence from the Malus domestica chromosome 11, GDT2T_hap1 genome:
aaaaaatgtcaaGTTGTTAAGAGAGTTTGCGCATggtagttgtgtgttgaattagggggGCCTCTGAATGGTGCACGACCTCTCATATTTATAGTGATGTATATCTGCTGCGGCATCCAGGCTAAAATAATACTCCTCGAAATATTATCTTTAATACCCCACGGATTGCTTTTCAATTCTATCTCCTGCATGCAATCTCATCTTCAAATTAGTCTTTGATTTGATAATGTCTGACAACATCATCATCACCCTAAAAAGTCCTAGCCACCCTAGGCTTCTTAAATGTCACCATTATCCAATACTTTTATCTTGGCATTCCCCCATACTTTCAGACTAGGTGCATGCAACGAACGTGATGTCAATCTTTTGAAGATACATCCAGGCCATTCTAATCCGATGCATAGCTAACAACTCCAAATTATTCCGGACTGTTCTGCTTGTTTGGAGGTATAATTTGCATCTTATCTTATCCCATTCAAGAATATGTCAAGATAactcataaaaaaattattattatgataaaacccataatattatcctttagcAAAAATATCTCCATTTTTCCATCCGACGGTTGAGAACCATGCTCACTCAACGGCCTCGATTACTCGGGCCAATGATGTAAAATCATGTCTAAACAATAGTACATACTAAGTttaccaaaaaatatatatataatactaaattatttaaaaagaCTAAAAGCATGAGGTTAGGCATATGTACAAGCTAGCCTTATAATGCCTTCGCCTCTGTTTATACCCGTGGACACTAGatatattcaattagaattttgaaAGAGTTTCGGTGAATTAATAATTTCAAGGTATTAAATTAGATTTTAAGAGactttatataaaaatttaggTGTATTTAATTGGGAATTCTAAAGATTTTTGTGTAATTATATTGTTGTTTAGCAAAATATTGTGAATTCacaattaaataattttaaaaagagtaatgctaagaagactaaatttgtagaaaaaaatttagaaacaaaaagatatggaagttgatgattggtttattatttaaacgttgataaacgtgttcaTCAACGCTTAAATAACGAGACTTCAGCTTCCTTTTAAAACTCAACTTCCTTTTATATTTTGAGTTTCCTTGGTCCGTAAGTTTCATTATTTCTTAAGTCGTAAGCTCTTCCATATATAACGAGACTTCAGCAGCAgtttgttactttgattaatCCTTGATCGGAGAGATGCGAATTTGGGAGGGAGTATGGTGGTGTTTGGGTGCACTTGCTCTTTACCTGCCCGGATGGAGATTCAGCAGGTAAGTAATTAACCTAAGATTTTATATTAAGCAGAGATTAAACTTAATTAGTAACGAAGTAACGATTAATTatctattttcaaattattataGAAGTTAAATTTCTTTGAGGTATCACTTAATAGTATTCTTTACAAACGAATATTATGGACGGTGAGTTGAATACCAATCTATTTCTCGACGCCTTAGcgtaaatatattgttgtaaCAAACTGATGTTTTGTGATTTTACAGTGATGCAGATGTTCTTGAGTCGGTCCCTCGGATTAATCCGATGAGTGAATTGGGTATGTGCCTCTTTTTCGAAAGACATGAATCGGGTTACTTGCACATACACTCTCTGAGGTTTCTcgagttttcacaaaacttccTAAGATTTTGAAAGTAACACAAACTCTCCTTGGTTTTCTAATCAACCGGTGAATATAATATTTGAGTACTAAATGAGTAGTTTACACCGAAGGACATGCgtatattatttttctaaaaGCGATATTGAGGGAGCGAGAACTTAAAACGCGCAACCTCGGATGCAAGGGTGAATGCTTTAGCCGCTCGAGCCATGAGCCCGTTGCATATTGGACAATATGTGCCATGAGCCCGTTGCATATTGGACAATATGTTTTGAAGTAAGAGGATAGATGATAGCAGCAGTAGGAGAAATAACATGATGATGGGAAACAGATAGACTTTTAAACGCATTTTTGTATGGAACATTGCTAGGAAAGAGATTTATTTGCTATCGATGCTGTTAGTTCGTCGGCTTTGATTTGTTTCCTACATAACGTCGAGttgtcttgtttcatttgtcAGCCAAACTGTTGGAGTTTAGGCGGACACCTTTGGTGGTTGGAGTTTCTGGGACCGTTTGCTGTGAAAATCCAATCCACTGTGAGTTTGCTGGTTTACGAGGCGTAGTTGTTATGCAAACGGTACAGAAATGATAACTTCAAACGTCGTACATGAATTTTGAGTGCTTTCTTTACTGGTGATTTTTGATATCGACTTCTTCTTTAGGCAGCACAAAGGTTTCTGAAACGCAACGAGAAAGGTGAGTGGCAGATGGGTTATACTTCGCTACTTTCAGAATGTAAAGAAGTGCCCTGGTATTTGGTGAGTATCTGCTCGCtgtcacctctctctctctctctctctctctctctctctctctccctctctctctctctctctctctcacatgtTCATTGTTGTGcttgatggtgatggtggttcCTTGATTTTGTATACCAGGATGATGGAACTGGCCGGGTGAATGTGGTCGGAGCTACAGATGCCTCAGGCTTTACATTTCCAGCTTCAAGTGGTCAATTTGAACAGTCCAGGAGATGCCACAAATGTGAGATGAACAGACTCGAATGTGAGACAAAGAGAAGCGTCGAGCGTGAGAGAATAGATGACCGTGAAGGCATCAAGGTTTGTATTGTTTAGTAATATGCATATTTATATATGGTAAAACTTCATCGgttttttatcacaaattgtCCTTTATGTTTTGGCAACTCATCAGTTTGGTTCTTCATGTATTCACTTGCTCATCAGTTTAGAATGTTCAAATATATTTTGTCACTCATCTTCGACTTTGGAGCTCTTCCCCGTTGATTGAAACACAAACAGAGAGGGAGGAAAACATGGTGCTGCTGCTGCATTCTCAAATTGAATTGAGGACCTAGAAGTCTATGAGAACTTGCCAGGGGGCGAGTGGTTTCCGTTTCAGATTGCGGGACTGAGTTTAGGATCTGGGAGTTGACTGTGGGGTTCTCGGAGGTGGCAGCTTGTTGGATGAGCGAGTTAATAGATGAAGGACCAAACTGATGAGTTGCCAAAACAtaaaggaccatttgtgatcaAAACCCAAATCGGTtcaactaacatttttgctatTTTGTCTTAGTTACTGGGAGTCCAGAGAACTGAGCATGTACTTCCAATTGGTATTTCTCTGAGTGTTGTTGGTGAGGTATGTTTGAAATGCTATGAACTTGTGATGTTAGGCCACTTAATATATACACCAATCCTTAGGTTTCAAATTCATGTTCAGGCCGTCAAAGACAACGTTGGTACCATTCGCATTCAAAAACCCCACAAAGGGCCATTTTATGTCTCCACCAAATCCATCGACGAGCTCATTGCGAGCCATAAGAACTGGGCAAGGTTTGTTTTTGCAATGTACACTACTCATCCGCGTCTTTTTGCGCCTTCTCTGAAGCACAATTAATATAAACATCTTTACCAGGTTTCTGAAATGTGCATCTTTTGGTGTGGCTGTGATCGGTCTTACTTTGAATGCCGCTGAACTTGATAAGTACATCAGGGAAAGACTGCGCCGCTCCGAATGGATGAGAAGCAGGAGAAGGTAAGTTTTGCCCAAGTTACATTTATTCGGAAACTTACTGCAAGTAAAAGTCACTGGTTGTCATCACTGCCTCTGTGGATAGAAGCGCATTTTATTTAACCCCAGatatgattctttttttttccttcataaTTTGAACTGTCTGTTGAGACCGATCGAAATTGAACTTCCTGTCTGTGCAGGGCTGCTGCTGTAGCTGATATAAGATCTCGGCAACATAATGCAGGTAGGTATATCGCGGAGTATCCACATTACAATGCTACTTGTCATATGATTCGTATAATATATCGCTTGGAAATGTACCAAAACGCTTTAACATTTTTTTCTCCCAGGTTCATCGGACACAAGGGCCGTTGCTGCAGATTATATAAGATCTCAAAGAGATAATGCAGGTAGATATATAGCGGAGTGTCCTCGTTACAACACTATTTATCGGATAATATATGCTCGGAAATGTGCTGAAAGGCTttaactttcttttttcttctcccGGGTTCAGGCGAAAGGGCTGCTGCTGCACCAGACGGGGCCAATTCATGTGTGATATGCCTTGAGCAGCAGTACAATGTTGTTTTCATCCCGTAAGAACTGGCTTTTCGATATTTGAGTCAATGGATCGTCTAGTGTTCCCTTATAAACTTAGCACACTTGTGACTTATTTATTGTATCAGGTGTGGTCATATGTGCTGTTGTACAACTTGCTGCTCGCAGCTGACCGAATGTCCCCTCTGCCGGCAACCATTTTCTCAGGCGGTGAGGACATTCCGCCCTTAAGAGAACGCTTAATGCGATAGGTGGTCTGGTAGATCGACGAAGAGATCTCGTTGAtatgataatattttttttcaggaATCTGTTAGACTTCAAGTGTTCTTAGCTTAAACTGGAAGTCTGAGTTTTGTTATGCGTAATAAATATGCATCGTGTTATAAGGATAGGATGTCCTGACCAGCCTCACCTCATTTCTAAACAGAACTGTTCTCCTAGACTAGACTTCAAGATTCAAGAAAATGGTGGTCATCAACCATTTGATCGTAATCTATTATGGACTCACTAACTTTTTCTATTGTACTTTCTCATAACTTTTTCTGTTTTACTTTTTCATGTTGGATTAAGATCGAACGGTGGGTGACCACTATTTTCCTTGACCCTGAGGTCTAGGAGAGCACGTCTCCATTACTAAAACCCACTTTCACATAGAATGAGACCATGTGAATTGAGGTTGGTACTCATGCTTTCTTACGTTGAATTAAGATCGAGCGATGGGCGACCGCCATTTTCTTTGACCCTGAGGTCTAGGAGAACATGTCTCCATTCCTAAAACGCACTTTCACATAGAATGATACCATGTGCATTGAGATTGGTACTTATGCAAGATCGAATAGAACTCAACACTTAGCATTACGGTGTAGTAATGTTTCTCGTTACTAGTTTGTGAAAGgtcttaacttttttttttttttttgaacaaatgtgAAGAGTCTTAACTTCGATTCTCATATAAACGTATTCAGACCAAATTATTATGATTgacccattgtgtggcttattAACtcaatccccatcatttttagtgtaaataatatggTTGTATTAAAAAGTAGATTATAAGCCTCCAGATCAAATGACTATGGCTAAGATGGCTGACCATTAGACGACGGCCGAATCGAATTCTGATTCAGAAGCACTCGACGGTTGATGGAACCTGGAGCTCCCCTGAGCTCTGGCTAATGACCGGTCAGCTGGTGGAAGTACTTTAGCAGCGATTGCCAACAGTTGATGCAGAATGAGAATTCATAGGGGGGTAACATTGTGGTCTCTCCAAATCCCCTCGGTACTGTTTTCTCGTTTCGGCTCATCCTCAAATTAACGTCCTTCGACGCTAACAAGCCAGAAAACTAACAGCGAAACCATACAGATCATTTTGGGGTTTCCTTCCAAGGAAAACGAAATGGATTTGCAAGGAACGAAATTGTAAATGCAAAAGAACATACATTACTTGAACAAACTAAACCCAAAGGTGCATGAAAAAAGACTCGATTTACTGTTCAGTCTAACACCAGACAATCTCATCGACAAAACCTAAAACAAACGCATAAAACGCGGATTATGTAAATAATTAACATATGTCATGTTCCCAAGTGAAGAGTTCTTTGTTTCACCGCGCCTTATTCCACTAACGTGCACATAGAAAGTGATTCAAATGATCCAGCACCAGAAAATCTTTATTCTCAGAGTACTTACGGAACAACTCCTGCACAAACCGTTCTACCTCCCTTCCTCAGGCAAATCTTTGTCCTGACAAATGAACATAGGGAATGTTTAGCCCTCAAAACTTTTCACAATTCAGACTCGACAACTAGTCGTATTAGATATTAACAAATAAGCAaagcaaattcttaggtttctgTGGCAGAGATGATGTGAACAAACCTTGTTCAAGAGGAACCGGTTGTATCAGCTCACAATTTGCGAACAAAGCTGCGAACCCCATATAACGTATGATAGGCCAGGGCTAAAGCTGAAATCTCGAGGGTGATGGGGATGAGCTTTGATGAATAAAAGAGGAGTTGGTAGTATTTTTCAAAGGTGAAGCAAATCAAACCCATTTTCatataaagaagataaaaaagaaGAACTACAGTAGCTAGGACAACCCCTGAGATTCTATTGGTAATTGAAAATGTCGAATTGAGATGTGGCTTATAAACAGGAAGATGAGGAGATAATGGGCGAAGGTTCATGTTATTAGGACTAACGGTCCCTTGTTCAACAGGGCCAGTGGCACCAGTTGCAAAACCCTTcaagacattaaaaacaaaattaattagtaAACTGACTGCTACTGCAACACAAAATAAAAGAGTGAAAACCCAGTGAAAATAAGGAGAATCACAGAGCAAGGCAAAAAAGAACCGTGCAACATGAAAATATGGACAATTCAAATAAAGCATGTCATTGTTCTAGGAAAGCTTCTCAATATAGTCTCATGATCAACGCAACGATGATATTAAAATGGAACTGTACTTAGATATTATGAACAAAATTGCAGgccaaagttaaaacacttctTGTAACGAAATAACAAATGTCAATAACCTAAAGGATTAGGATTAATTCGTTAAGGAATCTCTAAATCAGTGCCTAAATGCATCCCCAACTTACTTGAATTGAGATCAAAACATTATATTATGATCGAAAAGTTTCCATTAAGGAATCAAAACAGCATATTATGACCGAAAAGTTTCCATTAAGGAATCATACAGCATATTATGACTGAAAAGTTTTCATTTTCCCCCAACTCTCTCATATGAACTGGGTCCGTCCCATTTCGTGCGTGTCGGAGATGGGACTAAGTTGGGAAAGCAGTTATCTTTAGCAACATTCCTTCATGCTGTGTTTTATGAAGCAAATGCAGAGATACAAATACAGCCCACAAAACCTCACAAAAAATACAATCAATACATCGAAATGACGGACCTTTGTAAGTGCGGCGGTCAGCGTCGTTTTTCCATGATCAAATCCAACATTCACATGAGGTTTTCTGTACATACATATGTAAGTCGATTACAATTCACAATCCAAAAAACCACATCGATAGAACATAGATATGCAACTTCAATGACGCAAAATCCAAttcagataaaaaaaattaaacaggcCAATTaaatcctatatatatatatataataaaaaaataaaaaataaaaactcaaacgGTGCAAATCTCTCAATTAATTCGCTACAGAAAGTCCTAATTTCTTAcgaagaatgaaaaattaaaactttaagcAACACAGAGACAACGAGTGAATACTAACATGCCGGTGAAGGTGGCCATGGATCGCCACCAAGGACTAGGGCTAAAAGATCGGTCATTTCCGACAGCAGAGTCGGCGATTGGAGAACCGGCGGCGGCGATCAATCCTCGGCCGAACAAGTAGGATTGCGGCGAGTAGGAGAGGATGCGCTTGGAGCTAGGGTTTCTGAGAGCGGCCGCAGCCATTGAAATGAAGGAAGAAGCAGAGAGAGATG
Encoded proteins:
- the LOC103449071 gene encoding succinate dehydrogenase subunit 3-1, mitochondrial-like encodes the protein MAAAALRNPSSKRILSYSPQSYLFGRGLIAAAGSPIADSAVGNDRSFSPSPWWRSMATFTGIKPHVNVGFDHGKTTLTAALTKGFATGATGPVEQGTVSPNNMNLRPLSPHLPVYKPHLNSTFSITNRISGVVLATVVLLFYLLYMKMGLICFTFEKYYQLLFYSSKLIPITLEISALALAYHTLYGVRSFVRKL
- the LOC103449072 gene encoding E3 ubiquitin-protein ligase SP1-like, with the translated sequence MRIWEGVWWCLGALALYLPGWRFSSDADVLESVPRINPMSELAKLLEFRRTPLVVGVSGTVCCENPIHCEFAGLRGVVVMQTAAQRFLKRNEKGEWQMGYTSLLSECKEVPWYLDDGTGRVNVVGATDASGFTFPASSGQFEQSRRCHKCEMNRLECETKRSVERERIDDREGIKLLGVQRTEHVLPIGISLSVVGEAVKDNVGTIRIQKPHKGPFYVSTKSIDELIASHKNWARFLKCASFGVAVIGLTLNAAELDKYIRERLRRSEWMRSRRRAAAVADIRSRQHNAGSSDTRAVAADYIRSQRDNAGERAAAAPDGANSCVICLEQQYNVVFIPCGHMCCCTTCCSQLTECPLCRQPFSQAVRTFRP